The window GCAGGGTTATATATACAGGGATTTCAATAGATAATGGCGACAGAAATGCTGTACAAACATGGGTTACGAACGTGTATGGAATTAATACAGAAGTCTCGGGATTATATACTCAAAGCAGCATGCAGATACCCTATGGTAATACAGCTTATCCCCATGGCAGTATTGAAAAAATTATTTCTGTAAATTTCTATGATACTTATCCAACAGGAACTCCTGCATTGAGCCTTACTCTATCAGGAAATACAGTAATTACAGATAATTTCACTCAGAATGTGAATACCAAAAGTTTACCGTTGGCTTCTTATGTAAAAAACATCGAAGATGACAACTGGACAAAAAACTATACCTGGTATGACCAAAAAGGAAGACCAATCGGAAGCCATTCCATCAATCATTTGGGAGGCTATACCAAAACAGAATCTGAGCTTGATTTTTCCGGAACGCCAAAGATGACAATTACGAGACATAAAAGGTTAGATAGTGATACCGAAAGAGTAATTACCGAGAACTTTACTTACGACCATCAGAACAGATTATTAACCCACACCCATCAGGTTGAAAATAATCCTGTGGAATATCTTGCTCAGAATAAATACAATGAGCTTTCGCAGCTGGAAAGCAAAAAGGTGGGCGGTACAAGTTTAGGAAACGGATTGCAGCAAGTAGATTATCTCTATAATATCCGAGGCTGGATGACACAGATCAACAATCCTGCTGATCTAAGTGGTGGAGATCTTTTCGGATATGCAATAAAATATACAAATCCTGAAAATACGAGTCTTTCGACAGGTAAATTCAACGGAAATATTGCGGAGATTGACTGGAAAACATCAACAAATCCTAATGATAACAAACGTAGATATTCTTACACCTATGACGGACTGAACAGACTTCTACAAGGGATTTATTCAGAGCCCGGCTCATCACTTATCAACAATGATAATTATAACGAACAGCTTACCTATGATCTCAATGGAAATATTGCTAGCTTAAAAAGATTTTCAAAGCCCTCTTCAGGTACCATTGCCGAGAAAATTGATGATTTAATTTATGATTATACTGGGAATCGTTTGGATAAAATAAGACTTCCTGTAGGAGTTTTAAATAACTCTTCAGGATATAATGCATTGCAAAATATTTTTACCTATGACTCCAATGGAAATATGAATAAACATTTAGATAAAGGTATAACTTCAATTATATACAATTATTTAAATCTACCATCTAATATTACTACTGGTGGTGGAAAATTAAGTAGCCAGACAAATTATATTTATCGGGCTGATGGAACGAAGTTGAGTAAGTATTTAAGTAGTAATGCTCTTTTAAACCCTTCATCTACCACAGTCGATTATTTGGATGGTTTTCAGTATTCCTATTATGTAGGTCCATTTACTCCCCTGAACCCTTCGGGGCTCCAGTTTGTTCCAACCTCAGAAGGCTACTTCGATTTTGTAAAAAATAAGTATATTTACAATTACAGTGATCATTTAGGAAATACGAGGTTAAGTTATTTCCATAATGGGAGCAGCATAGAAGTTCTTGAAGAAAGCAACTACTATCCTTTTGGATTAAAACATGAAGGGTATAATGGTTTAGCAGGAAATCCTTCTTATCAATATAAGTACAACGGCAAGGAACTACAAGAGACGGGAATGTATGATTACGGAGCGAGATTTTATATGCCGGATATTGGTAGATGGGGTGTGGTAGATCCGTTGGCTGAAACTTCAAGACGATTTAATCCTTATACATATGCATTTAATAATCCGATTAACTTTATTGATCCGGATGGTAGAGAAGGAACTGGTTGGGGCTTGAAAGATAACGAGTGGAAGTTTGTAGATGGAATGCAGAAAGGAGATGTAGCTTATCAACAAGGAGGATATACAGATTTCCGTGCAGATGGAAGTGTTGAGCCTAATGTTGAAATCACCAACAGTACCGCTGAAAATACAGGTATGACTTATTTAGGATTTAACGGAGAGACCTCTTATATACCAGCGGATTCTAATGGCTCTGCAGGAATGCTTGGATTATCAAATTGGTTTAGAGATGCTATTTCAGGTGCTGAATCTTCAATAGCTGGTTTATTTGGAACTACCAATGAAGAGTTTCCTCAAATTACCAACCCGAGTGGGTTGGCTAGAACAGACTTTGATGCAAGTACGCAT is drawn from Chryseobacterium muglaense and contains these coding sequences:
- a CDS encoding DUF6443 domain-containing protein, producing MKKIIIPISTLFVVGLSHAQTLSTNENYVYTKTYLDYNGTTASKTAETVQYLDGLGRPKQVVNIKASPLQRDVVTHIEYDGFGRQALDFLPVPQGGTMNGAIVPNPLTNAANTPLGNEIIFAKKEFENSPLDRVLEQKQVGQAWGDKPVKFNYDANLDGEVKKYTATFNYSTFVSEIVLSSVGYGANQLYKNTVTDEDGNKTIEFKNGQGQTLLVRKMLDDVTKADTYYVYNDYNQLAYVIPPLAVAENAVNPTTLNNLCYQYKYDGRNRLVEKKLPGKGWEYMVYDKADRLVVTQDAVMRLSNKWLFTKYDKFGRVIYTGISIDNGDRNAVQTWVTNVYGINTEVSGLYTQSSMQIPYGNTAYPHGSIEKIISVNFYDTYPTGTPALSLTLSGNTVITDNFTQNVNTKSLPLASYVKNIEDDNWTKNYTWYDQKGRPIGSHSINHLGGYTKTESELDFSGTPKMTITRHKRLDSDTERVITENFTYDHQNRLLTHTHQVENNPVEYLAQNKYNELSQLESKKVGGTSLGNGLQQVDYLYNIRGWMTQINNPADLSGGDLFGYAIKYTNPENTSLSTGKFNGNIAEIDWKTSTNPNDNKRRYSYTYDGLNRLLQGIYSEPGSSLINNDNYNEQLTYDLNGNIASLKRFSKPSSGTIAEKIDDLIYDYTGNRLDKIRLPVGVLNNSSGYNALQNIFTYDSNGNMNKHLDKGITSIIYNYLNLPSNITTGGGKLSSQTNYIYRADGTKLSKYLSSNALLNPSSTTVDYLDGFQYSYYVGPFTPLNPSGLQFVPTSEGYFDFVKNKYIYNYSDHLGNTRLSYFHNGSSIEVLEESNYYPFGLKHEGYNGLAGNPSYQYKYNGKELQETGMYDYGARFYMPDIGRWGVVDPLAETSRRFNPYTYAFNNPINFIDPDGREGTGWGLKDNEWKFVDGMQKGDVAYQQGGYTDFRADGSVEPNVEITNSTAENTGMTYLGFNGETSYIPADSNGSAGMLGLSNWFRDAISGAESSIAGLFGTTNEEFPQITNPSGLARTDFDASTHDKLRPGDKTFTLDWGSFVAPSTFPNAGKDGKITWAGRLYAGSWVADRIADLYNNASNRSNYLMNVPVPNKDSANVGVVSMKDSLIKMNGMRYIDSYNKVQDTAFSRYKRASETWKKK